Proteins co-encoded in one uncultured Draconibacterium sp. genomic window:
- a CDS encoding nucleoside deaminase, with amino-acid sequence MIEPFNDEYFMKKAFAEAVQAFDEGEIPVGAVVVSKGKIIARAHNLTETLNDVTAHAEMQAITAAANLLGGKYLNDCTLYVTLEPCIMCAGALGWSQIGKIVYGASDEKRGFKKFAAKALHPKTEIVSGIFETECTELLQEFFQKRRK; translated from the coding sequence ATGATTGAACCGTTTAACGACGAATATTTTATGAAAAAGGCCTTTGCAGAAGCTGTTCAGGCTTTTGACGAAGGCGAAATTCCGGTTGGAGCAGTGGTTGTTTCAAAAGGAAAGATAATTGCACGTGCCCACAACCTTACCGAAACTTTGAATGATGTAACCGCACATGCCGAAATGCAGGCCATTACTGCAGCGGCTAACTTATTGGGCGGCAAATACCTGAACGACTGCACACTTTATGTAACATTGGAGCCTTGTATAATGTGTGCCGGAGCATTAGGCTGGTCGCAAATTGGTAAAATCGTTTATGGCGCTTCCGATGAAAAACGTGGTTTTAAAAAGTTTGCAGCCAAAGCACTTCACCCCAAAACAGAAATTGTTAGCGGCATTTTTGAAACGGAATGTACAGAATTATTACAGGAGTTTTTTCAGAAAAGACGGAAATAA
- the aspS gene encoding aspartate--tRNA ligase, translating to MYRTHTCGELRIENTGNEVTLAGWVQRVRDLGAMTFVDLRDRYGITQLVVDENTDKAVAEALEELGREFVIQATGTVRERQSKNKNIPTGEVEIALSGIKILGPAETPPFTIEDNTDGGDDLRMKYRYLDLRRTPVRENLILRAKMAHAVRSYLNSKDFIETETPVLIKSTPEGARDFVVPSRMNEGQFYALPQSPQQFKQLLMVAGFDRYYQIVKCFRDEDLRADRQPEFTQIDCEMSFVEQEDVLEMFEGLTRHMFKETLNVEVDEFPWMPYTEAMEKYGSDKPDTRFEMLINNITETVKGKDFVVFDSAEYIGAICAKGCAGYTRKQLDGLTNWVKRPQIGAKGLVYVKCNEDGSFKSSVDKFYSQDDLKVWAEKTGAEAGDLILVMSGDKDHMLDALGALRLEMANQLGLRDKNVFKPLWVVDFPLLEWDEESKRFHAMHHPFTSPKPEDIALMDTDPGKVRANAYDLVINGVEIGGGSVRIFDSALQAKMFSLLGFTKEEAEAQFGFLMNAFKYGAPPHAGIAFGFDRLVSLFAGLDTIRDVIAFPKNNAGRDVMIDTPSTIADAQLDELCLKLDMKEKK from the coding sequence ATGTACAGAACACATACTTGTGGCGAACTTCGAATTGAGAATACAGGAAATGAAGTAACTCTGGCCGGTTGGGTGCAACGCGTCCGCGACCTGGGAGCCATGACTTTTGTAGACTTACGCGACCGTTACGGCATTACCCAGCTGGTGGTTGACGAAAATACCGATAAAGCGGTTGCCGAAGCCCTTGAAGAATTGGGACGCGAATTTGTGATCCAGGCAACGGGAACGGTTCGGGAGCGTCAGAGCAAAAACAAAAATATACCAACCGGGGAAGTGGAGATCGCTTTATCGGGAATTAAGATTTTAGGACCGGCTGAAACGCCTCCGTTTACCATTGAAGATAATACGGATGGTGGTGATGATCTGCGTATGAAATACCGTTACCTCGACCTGCGTCGTACTCCTGTGCGCGAAAATCTGATCCTGCGTGCGAAGATGGCTCATGCTGTACGTTCTTACCTGAATTCTAAAGATTTTATCGAGACAGAAACACCGGTGCTGATTAAATCAACTCCGGAAGGAGCCCGCGACTTTGTAGTGCCATCGCGTATGAATGAAGGACAGTTTTATGCGCTTCCGCAATCGCCACAACAGTTTAAACAGTTACTGATGGTAGCCGGTTTCGATCGTTATTACCAGATTGTAAAGTGTTTCCGCGACGAAGATCTGCGTGCTGACCGTCAGCCGGAATTTACACAAATCGACTGTGAAATGTCGTTCGTTGAGCAAGAAGATGTGCTGGAAATGTTCGAAGGGTTAACCCGTCACATGTTCAAAGAAACATTGAATGTTGAGGTGGATGAATTCCCGTGGATGCCATATACGGAAGCAATGGAGAAATACGGATCGGACAAACCCGATACCCGTTTCGAGATGCTGATCAACAATATTACTGAAACTGTAAAAGGAAAAGATTTTGTGGTGTTCGACTCAGCAGAATATATTGGTGCCATTTGTGCCAAAGGATGTGCCGGATACACCCGCAAACAACTTGATGGGCTTACCAATTGGGTAAAACGTCCGCAAATTGGTGCCAAAGGTTTGGTTTATGTGAAATGTAACGAAGACGGTTCGTTTAAATCGTCGGTAGATAAATTTTACTCGCAAGACGATTTGAAAGTCTGGGCTGAAAAAACAGGAGCCGAAGCCGGTGACTTGATCCTTGTTATGAGCGGAGACAAAGATCATATGCTTGATGCACTTGGGGCACTTCGTTTAGAAATGGCGAACCAGCTGGGGTTACGCGATAAAAATGTGTTTAAACCTTTGTGGGTTGTTGACTTCCCATTGTTGGAATGGGACGAAGAAAGCAAGCGTTTCCACGCGATGCACCACCCGTTCACTTCGCCTAAGCCTGAGGATATCGCGTTAATGGATACCGATCCCGGAAAAGTACGTGCCAATGCATACGACCTTGTAATTAACGGCGTTGAGATAGGCGGTGGTTCGGTGCGAATCTTCGACTCGGCGTTGCAGGCTAAAATGTTCAGCCTGCTTGGTTTTACCAAAGAAGAGGCCGAAGCACAATTTGGCTTCCTGATGAATGCCTTTAAATATGGTGCACCTCCACATGCTGGTATCGCTTTCGGTTTCGACCGTTTGGTGTCGTTATTTGCAGGACTGGATACAATTCGCGATGTTATTGCTTTCCCGAAAAACAATGCCGGCCGCGATGTGATGATTGATACACCATCAACTATAGCCGATGCACAGTTGGACGAGTTGTGCCTGAAACTGGATATGAAAGAAAAGAAGTAA
- the gltA gene encoding NADPH-dependent glutamate synthase, giving the protein MHKILRKRILNPAVEEIVVEAPYVARKCQPGQFIIIIVEEGGERIPLTIADYNREEQSVTMIYQVVGHSTQLLQQKNVGDYISDVAGPLGLPCVDHKPKKVLGIGGGVGAAPLYPQIKMHAGNGAEIDVVLGGRSAEFVILQEEFSKLSKNVFVATDDGSLGTKGFVTNIVQKLLEEGNQYDEVIAIGPIPMMKAVVNVVKPFNIPISVSLNPLMVDGTGMCGGCRVSIAGKTKFACVDGPDFNGYDVDFDEITSRQGMYKEQEKGHNCRIGLSGGNEKAAKNGVPIAPQMKGRFNMQPQRTPMQELDAIERSKSFGEVAMGYSVEEAINEAKRCIQCKRPSCVSGCPVNVQIPEFIGHIAQGDFQEAYKSIKSYNSLPAVCGRVCPQENQCEAICVRGKKDEPVAIGRLERFIADYARENNFEEELPQYNSGRKVAVIGAGPAGIACAGELAKKGHDVVVFEALHTPGGVLMYGIPEFRLPKQIVREEINSIKKMGVKIEKNVIVGKSLTVEDLKEDGFEAIFISTGAGLPRFLNIEGENLNGVYSANEFLTRVNLMESFKRETPSPVQKGDKVAVVGGGNVAMDACRTALRLGAEAVYIIYRRGEDELPARAEEIEHAKEEGIQFKLLANPVKIHDNGNGWVGAIENQQMELGEPDTSGRRRPVPMEGATFMLDVNKVVIAVGQSPNPLITQSTKGLDLHSWGGIIVDEQNMKTSLGNVYAGGDVVTGAATVILAMGAGKTAAQAIDGQLN; this is encoded by the coding sequence ATGCATAAAATATTACGAAAAAGAATCCTGAATCCCGCCGTTGAGGAAATTGTTGTGGAAGCGCCTTATGTGGCCAGGAAATGCCAACCCGGACAATTTATAATTATTATTGTTGAAGAAGGGGGCGAACGCATCCCTCTAACAATTGCTGATTACAATCGCGAAGAGCAGTCGGTAACCATGATTTATCAGGTTGTGGGGCACTCAACCCAGTTACTTCAGCAAAAAAATGTAGGAGATTATATTTCTGATGTTGCCGGCCCGCTGGGTTTGCCTTGTGTTGATCATAAACCGAAAAAAGTACTTGGAATCGGCGGTGGTGTTGGAGCAGCTCCTTTATATCCTCAAATAAAAATGCATGCCGGAAACGGTGCCGAAATAGATGTGGTTTTAGGTGGCCGCAGTGCTGAATTTGTAATTCTGCAGGAAGAATTCTCGAAACTGTCGAAGAACGTATTTGTAGCGACTGATGATGGGAGCCTCGGAACAAAGGGTTTTGTTACCAATATCGTTCAAAAATTGCTGGAAGAAGGAAATCAATATGATGAAGTAATTGCGATTGGTCCTATTCCGATGATGAAAGCAGTGGTGAACGTAGTAAAACCATTTAATATTCCGATATCGGTTTCGCTGAATCCATTGATGGTTGATGGAACTGGAATGTGTGGTGGTTGCCGTGTTTCCATTGCCGGGAAAACAAAATTTGCCTGCGTTGATGGTCCCGATTTTAATGGTTACGACGTGGATTTTGATGAAATTACCAGTCGCCAGGGAATGTACAAGGAACAGGAAAAAGGTCATAATTGTAGAATAGGTTTGTCGGGCGGGAATGAAAAAGCCGCAAAAAATGGAGTGCCAATAGCTCCTCAAATGAAGGGCAGGTTTAATATGCAGCCACAAAGAACGCCAATGCAGGAGCTCGACGCGATTGAACGCAGTAAATCGTTTGGAGAAGTGGCAATGGGATATTCCGTGGAAGAGGCGATAAACGAAGCCAAACGCTGCATTCAGTGTAAACGACCTTCGTGTGTAAGTGGTTGCCCGGTAAATGTGCAGATTCCGGAATTTATTGGACACATTGCACAAGGCGATTTTCAGGAAGCCTATAAAAGCATAAAATCATATAATAGTCTGCCAGCCGTGTGTGGACGTGTGTGTCCGCAGGAAAACCAGTGCGAAGCGATTTGTGTTCGTGGAAAAAAAGATGAACCTGTGGCCATAGGCCGTTTGGAACGTTTTATTGCCGATTATGCGCGCGAGAATAACTTCGAAGAAGAACTCCCGCAGTACAACTCGGGTAGAAAAGTAGCTGTAATTGGTGCCGGACCAGCCGGAATTGCATGTGCCGGAGAACTGGCTAAAAAAGGACATGACGTGGTTGTTTTTGAAGCATTACACACGCCGGGTGGAGTGTTAATGTATGGTATTCCAGAATTCCGGTTACCCAAACAAATCGTGCGCGAAGAAATTAACTCCATCAAAAAAATGGGTGTTAAAATTGAGAAAAACGTAATCGTAGGAAAATCACTAACTGTTGAAGATTTGAAGGAAGACGGTTTTGAAGCCATTTTTATTTCTACCGGAGCAGGACTGCCACGATTCCTTAATATTGAAGGCGAAAACCTGAATGGTGTTTATTCTGCCAACGAATTTCTCACCCGTGTGAACTTAATGGAATCCTTTAAACGCGAAACCCCAAGTCCGGTACAAAAAGGTGATAAAGTTGCAGTTGTTGGTGGTGGTAATGTTGCCATGGATGCCTGCCGCACTGCATTGCGTTTAGGAGCAGAGGCAGTTTATATTATTTACCGGCGCGGTGAAGATGAACTGCCTGCGCGAGCTGAAGAAATTGAACATGCCAAAGAAGAAGGTATCCAGTTTAAATTGCTTGCCAATCCGGTAAAAATTCATGATAATGGTAACGGTTGGGTTGGTGCAATCGAAAATCAGCAAATGGAACTAGGCGAACCTGATACCTCGGGACGAAGAAGACCAGTGCCGATGGAAGGGGCAACTTTTATGCTTGATGTGAATAAGGTTGTTATTGCAGTGGGACAGTCGCCAAACCCACTAATTACGCAAAGCACCAAAGGACTCGATTTGCACTCTTGGGGAGGTATTATCGTTGACGAGCAAAACATGAAAACCAGTCTTGGAAATGTATATGCCGGAGGTGATGTGGTTACCGGTGCAGCAACCGTAATTCTGGCAATGGGTGCCGGAAAAACCGCGGCACAAGCTATCGATGGACAATTGAACTAG
- a CDS encoding sodium ion-translocating decarboxylase subunit beta, whose product MDILSELFNMTALGEITWQTLIMWAISFVLLYLGIKKGYEPLLLIPIAFGVLLANFPGGQMGVVNPELIELEGHRYMNLFEIAHDYGIMNYLYYSLIKTGLLPPVIFMGVGVLTDFGPMLRNLKLALFGAAAQIGIFTILIGAIAVGFTPKEAASLGIIGGADGPTAIYTTIKLAPHLLGPIAIAAYSYMALVPVIIPLVAKLFISKKEFTINMKQMEKQYPAKVQIKNMKAAKIIFPIALGTLAAVLVPSSVPLLGMLLFGNLIKEVGSSTSRLADAAQGPIMNTATIFLGLTVGATMTAEVFLSAKTLGIVVGGFVAFAISITGGIFAVKLVNMFSKKKINPLIGATGLSAVPMASRVANELALKYDKKNHILQYCMASNISGVIGSAVAAGVLISFLM is encoded by the coding sequence ATGGATATTTTATCAGAACTGTTTAACATGACCGCGCTTGGCGAGATCACCTGGCAAACATTAATAATGTGGGCGATTTCGTTTGTGCTGCTTTATCTCGGGATAAAGAAAGGGTACGAGCCCTTGCTGCTTATCCCGATAGCATTTGGTGTTTTGCTGGCCAATTTCCCGGGGGGACAAATGGGAGTTGTAAACCCCGAACTGATTGAGCTGGAAGGACACCGGTATATGAACCTATTTGAAATTGCGCACGATTACGGGATTATGAATTACCTGTATTATTCGTTGATTAAAACCGGTTTGCTGCCTCCTGTAATCTTTATGGGGGTTGGAGTATTAACCGATTTTGGCCCGATGTTGCGTAACCTGAAACTTGCACTGTTTGGCGCTGCTGCACAGATTGGTATTTTTACCATTCTTATTGGTGCTATTGCTGTAGGATTTACTCCAAAAGAAGCTGCTTCGCTGGGTATTATTGGTGGTGCCGATGGGCCAACCGCTATTTATACTACCATAAAACTGGCTCCGCACCTGCTTGGCCCCATTGCTATTGCTGCGTATTCGTACATGGCGCTGGTGCCTGTAATTATTCCATTGGTTGCAAAGTTGTTTATCTCGAAAAAAGAGTTTACCATCAACATGAAACAAATGGAAAAACAGTACCCGGCAAAAGTTCAGATCAAGAATATGAAAGCTGCCAAAATTATTTTCCCAATTGCTTTGGGAACACTGGCTGCTGTTTTGGTCCCATCGTCGGTACCACTGTTAGGAATGCTGTTGTTTGGTAACCTGATTAAGGAAGTTGGCTCGTCGACAAGCCGTTTGGCCGATGCTGCACAAGGACCGATCATGAACACCGCAACCATTTTCCTTGGGCTTACTGTTGGAGCAACTATGACTGCTGAAGTTTTTCTTTCGGCAAAAACACTGGGTATTGTAGTTGGTGGTTTTGTGGCCTTCGCGATATCGATTACCGGTGGTATTTTTGCCGTGAAACTGGTAAACATGTTCAGCAAGAAAAAAATCAACCCGCTTATTGGTGCAACCGGACTGAGTGCGGTGCCAATGGCCTCGCGTGTGGCTAATGAGCTGGCGCTGAAGTACGACAAAAAGAATCACATATTACAGTATTGTATGGCTAGTAACATCTCGGGTGTAATTGGCTCGGCAGTTGCGGCAGGTGTGCTTATTTCGTTCTTAATGTAG
- a CDS encoding biotin/lipoyl-containing protein, with product MKKEIKFSLLYRDMWQSSGKYVPKVEQLEKVAPAIIDMGCFDRVETNGGGFEQINLLFGENPNIANRRWTQPFNDAGIQTHMLERALNGIRMSPVPADVRKLMFKVKKLQGTDIARSFCGLNDPRNLENSIKFAKEGGMISQAALSLTISKVHTVEYYTNLANTLIEMGADEICVKDMAGIGRPAFIGKIIKNIKTAHPKTTVQYHGHSGPGFSMASILEAARAGVDYVDVAMEPLSWGTGHADVLAVQGMLKDAGYAVKEVNMKAYMEVRAMTQEFIDDFLGYYINPKNRHMNSLLIGSGLPGGMMGSLMADLDNNLESLNKWLTKRNKPTLTQDDLLIKLFEEVEYIWPKLGYPPLVTPFSQYVKNLALMNVLQVIKGRERWSMIADNIWDMIIGKSGKLPGELAPEIVELAKEKGKEFFTGVPQEQYPDNLDVFRKEMDDNGWDYGQDDEELFELAMHPEQYRAYKSGKAKADFEADLAEKKAAAEPKPAVVEVSTGAFEPKSMVIDVNGEKFKVGVSYDGAEAAPATASSAPAKEEAAPAVNGSVASEVIAPLEGKFMLTKDTSETALKVGDTVKEGDLVCYIESMKTYNAVVAESDGTVVAILKANGDNVDEDDVLVQLS from the coding sequence ATGAAGAAAGAGATCAAATTTAGCTTGCTGTATAGAGATATGTGGCAATCCTCAGGGAAATACGTTCCTAAAGTAGAACAACTTGAAAAAGTAGCACCCGCAATTATCGATATGGGATGTTTCGACAGGGTCGAAACCAACGGTGGTGGATTTGAACAGATCAACCTTTTATTTGGCGAAAATCCAAACATTGCCAACCGCAGATGGACACAGCCTTTTAACGATGCCGGTATTCAAACGCATATGCTGGAGCGTGCTTTGAATGGTATTCGTATGAGCCCGGTACCTGCCGACGTTCGTAAACTGATGTTTAAAGTAAAGAAATTACAAGGTACTGATATTGCCCGTTCTTTCTGTGGTTTGAACGATCCGCGTAACCTTGAAAACTCGATTAAGTTTGCTAAAGAAGGTGGAATGATCTCGCAGGCAGCTTTGAGTTTAACCATTTCGAAGGTGCACACAGTTGAGTATTACACTAATCTTGCCAATACCTTAATTGAAATGGGTGCCGACGAGATTTGTGTAAAAGATATGGCTGGTATTGGCCGTCCTGCTTTCATCGGAAAAATCATCAAAAACATAAAAACAGCACATCCTAAAACTACTGTTCAGTACCACGGCCACTCTGGTCCTGGTTTCTCAATGGCAAGTATTCTGGAAGCAGCCCGTGCAGGTGTTGATTATGTTGACGTTGCAATGGAGCCACTGTCGTGGGGTACAGGTCATGCCGATGTATTGGCTGTGCAAGGTATGTTAAAAGATGCCGGTTATGCAGTAAAAGAGGTGAACATGAAAGCTTATATGGAAGTTCGTGCGATGACGCAGGAGTTTATCGACGATTTCCTTGGTTATTACATCAACCCCAAAAACCGTCACATGAATTCCTTGTTGATCGGTTCAGGCCTTCCCGGCGGAATGATGGGTAGTTTAATGGCCGACCTGGATAACAACCTCGAGAGCCTGAACAAATGGCTGACAAAACGCAATAAGCCAACCTTAACTCAGGACGATCTGCTGATAAAACTGTTTGAGGAAGTAGAATATATATGGCCTAAGTTAGGTTATCCACCGCTGGTAACTCCATTTAGTCAGTACGTGAAAAACCTGGCACTGATGAACGTGTTGCAGGTAATTAAAGGTCGCGAGCGCTGGAGTATGATTGCCGATAACATCTGGGATATGATCATCGGTAAATCAGGAAAACTTCCGGGAGAATTGGCTCCTGAAATTGTTGAGCTGGCCAAAGAAAAAGGAAAAGAATTCTTTACCGGTGTACCGCAAGAACAATATCCTGATAACCTTGATGTGTTCAGAAAAGAAATGGACGACAACGGTTGGGATTATGGTCAGGACGACGAAGAGTTGTTCGAGCTGGCTATGCACCCCGAGCAATACCGCGCTTATAAATCGGGTAAGGCAAAAGCCGATTTTGAAGCCGACCTTGCCGAAAAGAAAGCTGCTGCCGAGCCAAAACCTGCTGTTGTGGAAGTATCTACAGGCGCTTTCGAACCCAAATCGATGGTAATTGATGTGAATGGCGAGAAATTTAAAGTAGGTGTTAGCTACGATGGTGCTGAAGCTGCTCCGGCAACTGCAAGTTCTGCTCCTGCAAAAGAAGAAGCTGCACCGGCAGTAAACGGTAGCGTTGCTTCAGAAGTGATTGCTCCGTTGGAAGGGAAATTCATGTTAACAAAAGATACATCGGAAACCGCGCTTAAAGTTGGCGATACCGTAAAAGAGGGTGATTTGGTTTGTTACATCGAATCGATGAAAACCTACAATGCGGTTGTTGCTGAAAGCGATGGTACTGTAGTTGCTATTTTAAAAGCTAATGGCGACAATGTGGATGAAGACGATGTTTTGGTACAACTGTCATAA
- a CDS encoding OadG family protein, protein MNEALKLMLTGMSTVFFILIMVVVLGNIIIRITNRFAVAVVEPSGRATNSQKEINPSKLAAIVSAIEITTKGKGRVTSIEKIRE, encoded by the coding sequence ATGAATGAAGCTTTAAAATTGATGCTAACGGGTATGAGTACCGTATTTTTTATCCTCATTATGGTGGTGGTTTTGGGTAACATTATTATTCGCATTACCAATCGTTTTGCAGTTGCAGTTGTCGAGCCTTCGGGGAGGGCAACTAATTCGCAAAAAGAAATTAACCCATCAAAGCTGGCCGCTATTGTTTCTGCTATAGAAATTACTACTAAAGGAAAAGGCAGAGTGACATCGATAGAAAAAATAAGAGAGTAG
- a CDS encoding cold shock domain-containing protein, with product MGRSKETFGKKEVRKKQAKKRKEKEARKQARKENGGNSGLDDMIAYVDEFGNITDTPPDETQKEEVNIEDIDVSVPKGGYGEAEPKEKQGIVTFFNDQKGYGFIRNLSNNQNIFVHINEVDGEIKEGNRVTYEEGQGPKGPAAMNVKISG from the coding sequence ATGGGAAGATCGAAAGAAACATTTGGTAAAAAAGAAGTACGAAAAAAACAAGCAAAGAAGAGAAAAGAAAAAGAAGCAAGAAAGCAGGCTCGTAAAGAAAATGGTGGCAATTCAGGATTGGACGATATGATTGCCTATGTTGATGAGTTTGGTAACATCACCGATACTCCACCAGACGAAACACAAAAAGAAGAAGTAAACATTGAAGATATTGATGTGAGTGTTCCAAAAGGAGGTTACGGAGAAGCAGAGCCTAAAGAAAAACAAGGTATAGTTACATTCTTTAACGACCAAAAAGGATACGGTTTTATTCGCAACCTGTCGAACAACCAAAATATTTTTGTTCATATTAACGAAGTAGATGGCGAGATTAAAGAAGGTAACCGTGTAACCTACGAAGAAGGACAAGGCCCAAAAGGACCGGCGGCAATGAATGTGAAGATCTCGGGCTAA
- a CDS encoding NYN domain-containing protein: MGKDLKLAVLIDGDNIPSAYVKEMMEEIAKYGNPTIKRIYGDWTRPGLNKWKNLLLDNAITPIQQYGYTIGKNATDSAMIIDAMDILYSEKVDGFCLVSSDSDFTRLATRLREAGMHVIGIGEKKTPDPFIVSCDRFIYIEILKSRSKENETSPSNKSEKKGVDKVTPKVIRLISKTISDLADDDGWAFLGDVGSLLQKKQPNFDSRNYGFEKLTPLIDSTGMFEIDQRVGQGKYKLMYVRNKKR, from the coding sequence ATGGGAAAAGATTTAAAGTTAGCGGTACTTATCGATGGCGATAATATTCCATCTGCATACGTGAAAGAAATGATGGAAGAGATTGCAAAATACGGCAATCCTACCATCAAACGTATTTATGGCGACTGGACGCGGCCCGGTTTAAACAAATGGAAAAACCTGTTACTCGACAATGCCATTACACCCATACAACAATACGGTTACACCATTGGGAAGAATGCTACTGATTCGGCCATGATCATCGACGCTATGGATATCCTTTACAGCGAAAAAGTAGATGGTTTTTGCCTGGTATCAAGCGACAGCGATTTTACCCGACTGGCTACCCGTTTGCGCGAAGCCGGGATGCACGTAATTGGCATTGGCGAGAAAAAAACACCGGATCCGTTTATCGTTTCGTGCGATCGTTTTATTTATATCGAAATTCTGAAAAGCCGCTCGAAAGAGAATGAGACTTCTCCTTCTAATAAATCGGAGAAAAAAGGAGTTGACAAAGTAACACCCAAAGTTATTCGCTTGATTTCGAAAACCATTTCGGACCTGGCCGACGACGACGGCTGGGCTTTCCTGGGCGACGTGGGAAGTTTACTGCAAAAGAAACAACCAAATTTCGACTCGCGAAACTACGGGTTTGAAAAATTAACTCCGCTAATCGACTCCACTGGCATGTTTGAAATCGATCAGCGCGTAGGGCAGGGAAAATACAAATTGATGTACGTTCGGAATAAGAAACGATAG